The following are encoded together in the Phragmites australis chromosome 19, lpPhrAust1.1, whole genome shotgun sequence genome:
- the LOC133900289 gene encoding uncharacterized protein LOC133900289, translating to MDRREAWKQTVRELCFGNDSSDEEDNLFLATVSALHESEASQRGAWGGSVPGRRRIQRNRLEGHHRLFNDYFADHPVYPDYIFRRRFRMKRDLYLKIVQAIADHDPWFQQRRNAAGELGLSAFQKVTAAFRMLAYDAPADSLDECLQLGEATIIESMRRFVRAVVGVFGDEYLRAPNEEDTACLIAVNERRGFPGMLESIDCMHWRWKNCPTAWSGSFTGHVNSRRSF from the exons ATGGATCGTCGCGAAGCCTGGAAGCAGACCGTGAGAGAGTTGTGTTTTGGCAATGACTCTTCCGATGAGGAAGATAATTTGTTCCTTGCCACTGTGAGCGCCTTGCATGAGTCGGAGGCATCACAGCGGGGAGCTTGGGGTGGTTCAGTGCCGGGCCGTCGGCGTATCCAGCGGAATCGCCTGGAGGGCCATCATAGGTTGTTTAATGACTACTTCGCCGATCACCCGGTGTACCCCGATTACATCTTCCGTCGCAG GTTTAGGATGAAACGTGACCTATACCTCAAGATTGTGCAGGCAATTGCGGACCATGACCCGTGGTTCCAACAGAGGAGGAATGCTGCAGGAGAGCTCGGCCTGTCGGCGTTTCAAAAAGTCACTGCGGCGTTTCGTATGCTCGCATACGATGCTCCTGCCGATTCTCTCGATGAGTGCCTCCAGCTAGGGGAGGCAACTATCATTGAGAGTATGAGGCGGTTTGTGCGAGCCGTCGTCGGGGTATTTGGCGACGAGTACCTCCGTGCTCCGAACGAGGAGGACACCGCGTGCTTGATTGCTGTAAACGAGCGAAgagggttccccgggatgctCGAAAGCATCGACTGtatgcattggaggtggaagaactgtccgACGGCGTGGTCTGGTTCCTTCACCGGCCATGTGAACTCTCGACGATCATTCTAG
- the LOC133900290 gene encoding uncharacterized protein LOC133900290: MGYYLADGIYPEWATFVKPIPCLVGRKRQHFVVQQAALRKDVERAFGVLQSRFPIVRGATRIWDEETLHNIMTACIIMHNMIIKDERPDGDVEHVYDGAGDPVEPSHTPTPTLEAFAQRYGMITSRQGHHQLRDDLVEHLWQFHGVE, translated from the coding sequence ATGGGGTACTACCTTGCAGACGGTATCTATCCGGAATGGGCCACCTTCGTGAAGCCTATTCCTTGTCTAGTTGGGAGGAAGCGGCAGCACTTCGTCGTTCAGCAGGCGGCGTTACGGAAGGATGTCGAACGGGCCTTCGGGGTCCTACAGTCTCGGTTTCCCATAGTCCGGGGGGCTACGAGGATATGGGATGAGGAAACACTTCACAACATCATGACCGCCTGCattatcatgcacaacatgataatcaAAGATGAGAGACCGGATGGGGACGTCGAACACGTGTACGACGGTGCTGGTGATCCTGTGGAGCCATCACACACCCCAACCCCCACACTAGAAGCATTTGCCCAAAGGTATGGGATGATAACTAGCAGGCAGGGGCATCACCAGCTCCGTGACGATCTTGTCGAGCATCTCTGGCAGTTCCACGGAGTGGAGTAG
- the LOC133900975 gene encoding uncharacterized protein LOC133900975, translated as MSANSRASSDPVDLEKRAAGMKTAAGEEEELAVVDPRKADLIRRSLDIFFVVYLLFHVGVLAVMVMVSNNWWDPWPGVLILSPIFVGTLWLTPKMKGVYIQLYATKWPPGSDSDLSTKLLAAEK; from the exons ATGTCGGCGAACTCGAGGGCCAGCTCCGATCCGGTGGACCTCGAGAAAAGAGCCGCCGGGATGAAaacggcggcgggggaggaggaggagctggccGTCGTGGACCCGCGGAAGGCCGATTTGATCAGGCGCTCGCTA GACATTTTCTTCGTGGTGTATCTGCTGTTTCACGTTGGTGTCTTGGCAGTGATGGTCATGGTTTCCAACAACTGGTGGGATCCGTGGCCGGGTGTTCTTATCCTATCGCCTATCTTCGTAGGGACACTCTGGCTGACACCCAAGATGAAGGGCGTGTATATTCAGCTCTATGCCACGAAGTGGCCACCGGGAAGTGACAGCGATCTTTCTACCAAACTACTGGCAGCTGAGAAATAA